The nucleotide window CTCGGCGCAGATCTCTCGCTCAAGCGCATCTTCCGCGACCTCGAGGAGCGCTTCATCAAGCTCGCGCTCCGCCGCACCAAGGGCAACCGCACCCGCGCCGCCGAGCTGCTCGAGATCTCCCACCGCTCCTTGCTCTACAAGCTCAAGGAGTACGCCATCGACGCCGACGCCGAGGGCGCCAAGAGCGAAGCCGATCCCGTCTAGCGAGCTGTAGCAACCGCCAGATCTCGCCGTGGATCCGCACGGATCCGCGTGGATCCAACGGCGATTCATCGACCAGAATTGATGCATCAATGACATATAATTAAGCATCAATTCACTTCCAGTGATCGATCACTGTCCGCACGGTTTCTTGACGGCCCCCGGTGCGCCTGTCTACGCTGGAGCGTGTAGTGGTCGGGATGAGGGAACAGACGCGCCAGTCGCGTGGGTGACCGGGGACGACCGATGAACAAGCGCAACACCGTGCGCGTGCAGCTGAAGGCGCCCGAGGGAAGAAAGAGGGAGGTCAACCACGTGGCGGAGCTGCGCGAGGAGCAGCTTCTCTCCAAGGCGGAGCTCGCGCGCCGCGCCGGCGTCAGCGCGCTCACCGTGGATCGCATCGAGCGCGGCGAGGGCTGCCGCCTCGACACCAAGCGCAAGATCATCCTCGCGCTGGGGATGAAGGTCTCCGACAAGGAGCGCGTCTTCCCCCGCGGCAAAGGCGGCTAGGCCACAAATTTGGTGGGTTGGAAGACCGGTGCTAC belongs to Deltaproteobacteria bacterium and includes:
- a CDS encoding helix-turn-helix domain-containing protein; this translates as MNKRNTVRVQLKAPEGRKREVNHVAELREEQLLSKAELARRAGVSALTVDRIERGEGCRLDTKRKIILALGMKVSDKERVFPRGKGG